The Gemmata palustris genome includes a region encoding these proteins:
- a CDS encoding creatininase family protein — protein sequence MELTDLAWPAVAALPKTTPIIFPIAALEQHGKHMPVFTDSLLLGEVIRRVKLGPVAEKCLFSPLQWLGNSHHHLDFPGTLSSSPRAYLDTLKDLATCFMAHGFTRIVFVNGHGGNITPSQQALFELKQDHRDDRDLLLLSLTYWDSAGSPAEKIPGLVQARMGHACEWETSMVLRLNPKLVGDVTQVSEVPFGREFAPGYRAWVMPDRSEPGHIGSPAAATAEKGEALFAHFASGVAAYLERVVEWDGSWDR from the coding sequence ATGGAACTCACCGATCTCGCGTGGCCCGCTGTTGCCGCGCTGCCGAAGACCACCCCCATTATCTTCCCCATTGCGGCCCTTGAACAGCACGGGAAGCACATGCCGGTGTTCACCGATTCGCTCCTTCTGGGCGAGGTGATTCGCCGGGTAAAACTCGGCCCTGTAGCCGAGAAGTGTCTGTTCAGCCCGCTCCAGTGGCTCGGCAACTCGCACCACCACCTCGACTTTCCGGGCACGCTCTCCAGTTCACCGCGTGCGTACCTCGATACCCTCAAAGACCTCGCCACGTGCTTCATGGCTCACGGGTTCACGCGAATCGTTTTCGTGAACGGTCACGGCGGGAATATCACCCCGAGCCAGCAAGCGCTCTTCGAGTTGAAGCAAGACCACCGCGACGACCGCGACCTGCTCCTTCTCTCGCTCACGTACTGGGACTCGGCCGGCAGCCCCGCGGAGAAGATCCCGGGACTGGTGCAGGCGCGGATGGGGCACGCCTGTGAATGGGAAACGTCGATGGTGCTGCGGCTCAACCCGAAGCTCGTCGGCGACGTGACGCAGGTGTCCGAAGTCCCGTTCGGGCGCGAGTTCGCCCCCGGCTACCGCGCGTGGGTCATGCCCGATCGCAGCGAACCCGGGCACATCGGTTCGCCGGCCGCTGCGACTGCTGAAAAGGGTGAAGCGCTGTTTGCGCACTTCGCATCAGGGGTGGCAGCGTATTTGGAGCGCGTCGTGGAATGGGACGGGAGTTGGGACCGGTAA
- a CDS encoding type II toxin-antitoxin system HicA family toxin, with the protein MNRTDFEKHLRANGCSLHRHGAKHDMWVNSANGNKAAVPRHKTIKKPLVRGVCAKLGIPTPPGI; encoded by the coding sequence GTGAACCGGACCGATTTCGAGAAGCACCTCCGCGCCAACGGGTGCAGCCTGCATCGCCACGGTGCAAAACACGACATGTGGGTCAATTCCGCTAATGGCAACAAGGCCGCAGTGCCCCGGCACAAGACCATCAAGAAGCCGCTCGTTCGCGGAGTGTGCGCGAAGCTCGGTATCCCAACGCCGCCAGGAATTTAA
- a CDS encoding type II toxin-antitoxin system HicB family antitoxin: MAKTKRYTISDGKLVLTLKVADEGGYIVTSPLYPDVLTQAETIEEAFENARDVIALFKADRANTKKTRTSPVSKARDHALPLKGAKPRAKLAALKPVQKKRPVTQQVSPV, translated from the coding sequence ATGGCAAAGACGAAACGATACACGATCAGTGACGGAAAACTTGTACTCACTCTCAAGGTCGCGGACGAAGGCGGGTACATTGTAACGTCACCACTCTACCCCGATGTGCTGACGCAAGCAGAAACAATTGAAGAGGCATTTGAAAATGCTCGCGATGTGATTGCGCTATTCAAAGCCGATCGCGCGAACACCAAAAAGACGCGCACCTCGCCCGTCTCCAAAGCACGCGACCACGCTTTACCGCTCAAAGGGGCCAAACCCCGCGCAAAACTGGCAGCACTAAAGCCGGTTCAAAAGAAGCGCCCGGTCACACAGCAAGTAAGTCCCGTGTGA